One part of the Deltaproteobacteria bacterium genome encodes these proteins:
- a CDS encoding triose-phosphate isomerase encodes MTRRRLIVGNWKMNGTVTESLKIVTALEHQFKTPPDADVVVAPPFTVLYSVGVAIQDLPFQLGAQNCHWEDKGAFTGEVAAAFLCDIGCRYVIVGHSERRQYCGETDEMVNKKIATALRHELQPIICVGETAGEREANRTWEVLDRQLKGALVDLHHREMEQCVVAYEPVWAIGSGTPATPEMAIEVHHYIRNQIAKRFDAPTAAQVRIIYGGSVKGSNVAQFSRHPEIDGCLVGGASLEAVEFAEIVRTMERGVRSREEGN; translated from the coding sequence ATGACACGTCGGCGGCTGATCGTGGGGAATTGGAAGATGAACGGGACGGTGACCGAGTCATTGAAGATCGTGACGGCGCTGGAACATCAGTTCAAGACGCCGCCGGACGCCGATGTGGTCGTTGCCCCGCCGTTCACGGTCCTCTATTCGGTCGGGGTCGCGATCCAAGACCTGCCGTTTCAACTCGGGGCGCAAAATTGTCATTGGGAAGACAAAGGAGCGTTTACCGGCGAAGTGGCAGCGGCGTTTCTTTGCGATATCGGCTGTCGCTATGTGATCGTCGGGCACTCGGAGCGGCGGCAGTACTGCGGCGAGACGGACGAGATGGTCAACAAAAAGATCGCGACCGCGTTACGTCACGAATTACAACCGATCATTTGTGTCGGCGAGACTGCGGGCGAACGGGAAGCGAATCGAACTTGGGAAGTGTTGGATCGCCAACTGAAAGGGGCGTTGGTCGATTTGCACCATCGCGAAATGGAACAATGTGTCGTGGCCTACGAACCGGTCTGGGCGATCGGGTCGGGGACTCCGGCCACGCCGGAAATGGCGATTGAAGTGCATCATTATATACGGAACCAAATCGCAAAACGCTTCGATGCCCCGACTGCGGCCCAAGTGCGCATTATTTATGGCGGCAGTGTGAAGGGGAGCAATGTCGCGCAATTCTCTCGCCATCCGGAGATCGATGGCTGCTTGGTCGGCGGCGCGTCGCTCGAGGCGGTGGAATTCGCGGAAATCGTCCGCACGATGGAACGCGGGGTGCGATCGCGGGAAGAAGGGAACTAA
- the secG gene encoding preprotein translocase subunit SecG — MATALLIVHVVLCLVLCGVILLQQGKGASIGAAFGGGSQTIFGGRGPATFFQKMTTGVALCFLLTALGLARVARTTMEVNNSVIETVPAADVAPTPEAFPVPEAAPSEAPTEPTTPAQP; from the coding sequence ATGGCTACGGCGTTATTGATTGTGCATGTGGTGCTATGTCTCGTGCTGTGCGGGGTGATCTTGTTGCAGCAAGGGAAAGGGGCGTCGATCGGAGCCGCGTTTGGGGGTGGCTCGCAAACGATCTTCGGCGGGCGGGGGCCTGCCACTTTTTTCCAAAAGATGACCACGGGCGTGGCGCTCTGTTTCTTGCTGACCGCGCTGGGGCTGGCGCGGGTCGCGCGCACCACGATGGAGGTCAACAACTCGGTGATCGAAACGGTCCCGGCCGCCGATGTCGCGCCGACGCCCGAAGCGTTCCCGGTGCCGGAGGCCGCGCCCAGCGAAGCGCCGACCGAGCCGACAACGCCCGCACAGCCGTAG